A window of Nocardiopsis sp. Huas11 genomic DNA:
CCGACGGCGCCCAGCCCCACCCACACCGCGTACCCGGTGCCCACGGGCAGGTCGCGCAGCGCCAGCGAGAGCAGCAGGAAGCTCACCGCCGCGGCGCCGACCGCCAGGACGCCCGGCCACGGCCGGGTGAACCCCTGCGACTCCTTCAGGGCCAGCGCCCACACGACCTCCAGCACCGCCGCCGTGCCGAGCAGGACCCAGGGCAGGGGGAGCCAGTCCGGCGGCTGGGGCAGGCTCACGCGTTGGCTCCCGCGTCCACGAGGAGGGCCGTCCCCGTGATGCGGCGCCCGCCCGGACCCGCCAGGTGGGCCA
This region includes:
- a CDS encoding multidrug efflux SMR transporter, giving the protein MSLPQPPDWLPLPWVLLGTAAVLEVVWALALKESQGFTRPWPGVLAVGAAAVSFLLLSLALRDLPVGTGYAVWVGLGAVGVALAGMTLLGESADPWRIGFLVLILVGVAGLHVAEARVPHP